The Haliotis asinina isolate JCU_RB_2024 chromosome 3, JCU_Hal_asi_v2, whole genome shotgun sequence genome segment TAATGTCACTtcactttttaaaaatacaatgaaTATTTAAATTCTAGTGATCACAGACTGAAATGGAGAATGAATAAGATTCAATTCACCCAATATTCAAATCCTACAAGACAAGTCATGAATATTCTGACGCCAATACACTGAAAGATtagtaaaatgtcaacattcATGTTATTGAGTCATTGAACTGATGGGTGGTCAACAGAGCAAGAAGTAAATAAAGCCAACTATTTGCTATGGAATCAATTTATACCCACCAAGCATGCACTCGCCATACAAAACTGGTCATGGAGAAATTACCTTTTTACTACCATTTGTGGGGGTTTTGGTTTCCGATTTTTTATCTCCATTCGCCACTTGATTATTCTTTGGATCTGGCTTCTTATCTCCAACTTCAGGGGGTGCAGATTTAGTGTCTGTGGCCTTTTTGGATCCTGATGACATGTTAGGCTTGGACTCTTGAGGTGCAGAGTTTTCTTTCCCAGCGGGGTGTTTGGGTGTACTGCACTTAAGAGCAGAGGGCTTGCTGTTGGACTTCGGGGGAGATCGGACAGAAACTTGTGCAGCTTTAAGCGGAGAGGCTTTAGCCTGTAATGGACATTAATGCCAAAGCaaatgaagagtgagtgagtttagttctgtATCCCACTCCAACAGACGCTGTCAGATTAACATCATTAAGGAGACTTAACTGTGTATTTCTTCCTGCAGTGTTATGATCATGGTGATGAAATCAAAAGGTTATCTTTGGTAAACCACTGATATTCAATGATGCTCATTTATCTTTCATAACAGATTAATCCAAACACTTAATACTGTGTATCAGTTCAACTTCAGCaactttcagatatattttcacaattttctTCATTAAAATGTACAAACCTGTCCTTTGGCATGAGAGGAGTCGACGCCTTTAGCGGTTTCGGGCTTTGGAAAGACAGTAATAAGAAACATTTCATTCCATAATTTTATAtaacaaataattattttatatcatcccgaaaataaacaaatgagttactgagtttagttttacgctgcattcagcaacattcaagctaatatcgcggcggtctgtaaataactgaatctgaccagacaatccattaaTTAACAGTAGGAGCATCGATCACACagttggaaaccaatgacatgtgtcgaccatgtcagcgagcctgaccacctgatccccttagtcgccttttacaacaagcatagtaaCCTTATGGCAAACATTGATTGCTATAGGCCTATtgtaacccagaccttcagacAAAGGAACAAATCTCAGTATTATTAAAGTGTACCAAACAAATGCTGTAAGACTAACAAAGATGGACATCACATAACATCCAACCGTAGAATTTGGGCCCATGGTGACCAGAATAGTTTTGTAAAAACCTTACCAATGAAATCACATGATtatgcattctcttcccacagaggttacttgtcatatcttcctacgaacctctgttctaatatggccatatttcgcggttctcataaaatcccctagcggcaaaaaatggcagcagatttatctccctttttttctgtccaatcagaacacgtattACATTGatctagattcaacttgacaaatgctagcaatgtggagaaacaaatacgacatgactgagttctgtctagaaaaaaacatttgagtGTCGCGCTCAGCAAGAGGTTCTAGtgttcacgatgcatccggaaattaccaagATCTTgtgaacgatcacttttgaaacaaggtcgctgattgcacaactaaatctaattgcctccaatcacaagtcttgaacactcgcaccatgaaagggtcatatTAGGACAGAGGTTTGTAGGAAGATaagacaagtaacctctgtgggaagagaatgatgaTTATACAGCTTTATcaaaattgtaactgtgatgtttCCTGGAAACTAACCTTGTTCTCTTTGCCTTCGTCTTTGCCATTGCTTTTACTGGACTGAGACTGGACCGAGAAAATTACAACAAACTTTCCTTAAGAAAAAACATTGACAGTCGGGACAGATCTAGTGTGGTTTTGATACTGCATCCAAGATAACTGAAGTTGTACAGTAATGTGAAGGAGTAAAGAGGTtggttttatgttgttttcagaAAAAGTTCCATAGAGACAAATCAAAATAGGGACATCagaacccatgtgggggaaaTCAAGCCAAGACGGATGTTTTAACTACGAGGCTATGCCACGGAGCCTCCTTGTCAGTACTGACATATGGATGAAATGAGCTATCACATACTAGTACACTTGCAGCCAAACAACTTCTGGATAAGACCTGAAAAGGTTGATGggatgtagagtgagtgagtgagtttagttttacgccacactcagcaatattccagctatatggcggcggtctgtaaataatcaagtctggaacagacaatccagtgatcaacaacatgagcatcgatctgcgcaattgggaaccgatgtgtcaaccaagtcagcgagcctgaccacccaatcccgttagtcgcctcttacgacaagcacagtcgccctttatggcaagcatgggttgctgaaggcctattctaccccaggaccttcacgggtggatGGGATGTAGAAGTTGACCAATATGTTCAAGATTGTCTAATGAACTATTGCCCACCTCATGCCCAACATTTGAGATACCATGCTTTGGTTTCACTTCGATTTCACATTATTTCACTGAATGCAAAGTCAAACAACCTGAACTCaggaaaacaaattttgaaacaaTCCGTAACTTGGACAAAATGCTCATTTTCCTTATTTTGCCTCTCATGGACGATTTGAAATCCTATCTATATCATTGCATAATGTGGAATAAGGAAGCACTTTGTACTTACCTTGGTACGGGTTTTCACTTGGATGGTGCCACCTATAGTAGTCTCGAACTCAATGTCACTCTCTGTATCCCCCTCTCTGTACTCCTCACTGTCTGTGCTGTTCCCGCTCTGACTTGGCTGAAGACAGGACACAGTATAGTATCAGCTACATGGAGCTGCAGCTATGTGTTGCCAGTACCAGCTTTTCCGACGGCAATGTGTAAGAAGTACTTTAATCGTGACAGCATTAATGATTTTATGTCTGTTTTGGCTGGTCACACATTTGACATTTAAGCTAGTTTACATAACACACGTTGGCCTGGCATGTTTCTACAAAGCATGGAAGCGCTGGACTGTAATAAAATGCTAACCTAAAACAATTTTCTCTTCCCTCATGTTGACATAAGGCAAAGTGAATACTGCCAGGCATTTGATgagagtttgttgtttaatgtttgttgtttaatgttttatttcacaaatattATCTGAAAAGTTCAGAACAGATAATCTGTAAggatgatcaacaacatgccatGACAAGTCCCATAAAACTTACTCAAGTGAGTGCTTTAATTGTTATAACACAGCATGTTCATTTCTTCAAAGGTTCATTCACATATCTTCCTCCTTATGTGAATACATACGCCCTTTTACTTACACAATAGACCACATTGTGATTGTTCATGAAAAACTGTATTTATGGATGGaagagtgagtttcgttttatgccgcacacagcaatatcctagctacatggcagcagtctgtaaataatcatgtctagaccagacaatccagtgattaacagcaggagcatcgatatgcacaaatgggaacatatgacatgtgtcaaccaagtcggtcaacctgaccatctgatcccgtcagtcgccccttatgacaagcataggttgttgaaggcctattctacactggAACCACACAGGTCTATGGGTGGAAGTGTTTAGGACTGTGgtatacacaaaacaaacatcttAAGAAATGATGGTGGCATGATAAGGTTCGTGTCACAGCCAGGAATCACATACCTTAAAATCTGGATCCTCATCACTGACATATTTGTCAAGGTCTATGTTGTTGAGATCTTCAGTCTCGGAATCAGATTCAGACTCTGACAGAATGTCTTCGTATTTGCGCTTCTTCTCTTCATCCTCTGCCTTGTTTGGGCTGGTCACCAACTGCCCTGTAACAGTCTCCTGCATATTAACAGGGTATGAAATAAGTCAGGCTGATAACCTAAAAATGTTGCCATACCAAGACGGATTTAACCAGGCCAGACAGTCAAAATAATATTACTTGGAacatattttctaaaatatttaccaGACCACTGGCCATAAATTTAGACTGCTGGTCAGAAATCTAGCCCATCTTGTGCAGTTACTAGGgccctatttcacacactgacatTAACCCTCAATGAGATAGAGTGAACCTCTGTAGATAAGGAAATCCTGCAAGTCTGCGAAACTGTTAACTGGAAATATCTGGGGGCAGGGACCAACCATTTGGTAATCAGTGGCAGGTTgttgttggttgttgttgtctactacagcaatattccagctatgtggcagcaggTTTGTAACTCATTAATATGGGGAATAGAGTCCTCACAGCAAGCAGATTACACGAGTACAGTCTTGACCTGGCACCCTGTGATAATAATCTGTTTCGTAAAAGACAATTTGCCAATGATGAAGTCAGGGCTGCAACAGAAGCTTGGTTTCAGGACCAGTCAAAAACTTCTCCATGGCATCAGTGGAGTATCTCTTATAGTTATCCCAATAACTGTGCGGTGTTGAACTTTCACTACAAGCGGCATAGCTGTTTCACAACAGGTAGTGATTTCTCTTTTGTATTTCCGCTAAGAACATAATGAGTATATGGTAAGAAGTAAATATCAAACCTTTGCTGTGTCCGCTAATATCGATATGAAACTTGCGTCTTAGTCCTGGCATCAGTTCTGCCAGACCAAAGTAGTTAATGGTCCTCTGAAACTTGCTTAGTAATCCAGATTTTATCTTCTTTCGTGGTGAGACctatcacaaaaacaaaagccCACTAAAACCACATCTTTCATAATTTAAGTTTAATATAAATCTACAGAGTGTAAATAATAATAGGCAAAAACTTACATAAACCCatggtgaaaatatgatgttgaCTACATACaagaagagtcatcagaagatgacatatcccccccagcccccacatagttgaaaggataaatcatctaacagttacttgatggttttttagactaagtttgaatcgtttccaaggaaatcatgaaaaacatgaatGCCATATATccgtaaacagcaaaaggtaccacttcaagatctgtctcatatatctgccaagatctgttgaaagatatgaaatggttttccagTGGTGCTCccat includes the following:
- the LOC137277703 gene encoding cylicin-1-like, with the protein product MSSVGPESVSPNFHHKLPERPGFVERVLAIPLLCFVATLYGIIKRKSPLLDRHLSRCERLFFIAKKRVSYLTQELPLRLRSKIIVPRVDSLYAAAAVKVTQTWSAVIVTTRKMLHRGKRRVRGFVQRKVGILLCSLPGQVVMWSLDRACGVSEAVLFLLRPDLRKNRQIEAKSGQNGTSTVISKEHTEKCEKGNKKGIMFRVLVIMTKPLELLVYLMQGVQSYLHDMADAPDHSKKNGCLSPEKQSEIQSRRKVSPRKKIKSGLLSKFQRTINYFGLAELMPGLRRKFHIDISGHSKGQLVTSPNKAEDEEKKRKYEDILSESESDSETEDLNNIDLDKYVSDEDPDFKPSQSGNSTDSEEYREGDTESDIEFETTIGGTIQVKTRTKSQSSKSNGKDEGKENKPETAKGVDSSHAKGQAKASPLKAAQVSVRSPPKSNSKPSALKCSTPKHPAGKENSAPQESKPNMSSGSKKATDTKSAPPEVGDKKPDPKNNQVANGDKKSETKTPTNGSKKGTNGDKN